A region from the Vicia villosa cultivar HV-30 ecotype Madison, WI linkage group LG3, Vvil1.0, whole genome shotgun sequence genome encodes:
- the LOC131658921 gene encoding uncharacterized protein LOC131658921: MAGRNDAAIAAALEAMAHALLNQPNTDENTGSQSLTTFQRENPPTFKVEADDWWLETRQRLETTGEAITWVVFRREFMRKYYPEDVRGKKEIDFLELKQGNKSVIEYAAKFLELEKFYPLYSEATVEFSKCINRRTYEEDNNAHYKIVNERRGKHQQNCGKPYDAPAGKGKQKVVDGKRTSGGDAAAGVVCFKYGKPGHKSTMCTAEVKRCFCCGKTGHAISECKHKEMVCFNCGEEGHISSQYQKPKQAQAGGKVFALAGTQTANEDRLIRDTCFINSTPLITIIDISATHCFIDVDCVERFSLMLSSMNGEMGVDTPAKGSVTTSLVCLKCPLSIFNRGFMVDYVCLPLSGLDVILGMNWLEYNHVHINCYDKSVRFSTPEEEGVNLLTAK, encoded by the exons ATGGCTGGAAGGAACGATGCTGCaattgctgctgctttggaagcaatggctcatGCTTTGCTGAATCAGCCGAACACCGACGAGAATACGGGATCTCAAAGCTTGACGACTTTCCAAAGGGAGAATCCGCCTAccttcaagg tcgaggctgatgattggtggctagagactcgtCAGAGATTGGAAACTACAGGTGAAGCAATCACTTGGGTCGTGTTCCGTAGGGAATTCATGAGAAAATattatcctgaagatgttcggggaaagAAAGAAATTGATTTTCTCGAACTGAAGCAGGGAAATAAGTCGGTTATTGAGTATGCCGCGAAGTTTCTTGAGCTGGAAAAATTTTATCCGCTCTATAGCGAGgcgactgttgaattttcaaagtgcatcaa TCGTCGGACCTATGAggaggataataatgctcattaCAAGATTGTCAATGAAAGGAGGGGTAAGCACCAACAGAATTGTGGCAAGCCATATGATGCTCCAGCTGGGAAAGGCAAACAGAAAGTTGTTGATggtaagagaactagtgggggagatgctgcTGCTGGCGTGGTTTGTTTCAAATATGGGAAACCTGGTCATAAGAGTACTATGTGTACTGCTGAGGTGAAGAGGTGCTTCTGTTGTGGTAAGACCGGGCATGCAATATCTGAGTGCAAGCATAAAGAGATggtttgtttcaactgtggtgaagagggacacattAGTAGTCAGTATCAGAAACCGAAGCAGGCAcaagctggtgggaaggtgttcGCTTTGGCTGGGACTCAGACAGCTAATGAGGACAGACTTATCAGAGatacatgtttcattaatagtacTCCTTTAATCACTATTATTGATATTAGTGCTACTCATTGCTTTATTGATGTTGATTGTGTTGAAAGATTTAGTCTTATGTTGTCTTCTATGAATGGAGAAATGGGCGTTGATACTCCAGCTAAgggatcggtgactacttctcttgtGTGCTTAAAGTGTCCTTTGTCAATCTTCAACAGAGGCTTTATGGTTGATTATGTTTGTTTGCCATTAAGTGGGTTGGATGTGATCTTAGGTATGAACTGGTTAGAGTATAACCATGTTCATATTAATTGTTATGATAAGTCGGTGAGGTTTTCCACTCCGGAAGAGGAGGGAGTTAATTTGTTGACTGCTAAATAG